The Helicobacter kayseriensis DNA window CTTCATTTCATTATAAGCATGCATCAAACGCATTTCAATCACTTCTTCATTATCTGTTCTTCTCCCCTTTAGACGCTCTGCCAAAACACTTTTGCTGGGAGTTGTTACAAACACAGAGGTTGCAAGCTTCCCATAATATTTTTTGATATTATGATGCCCTTGCACATCCACATCAAACACAACAATTTTTCCCTCATCGATAGCTTCCTCTACGGGTTTAAGCGAAGTTCCATAATAGTTTGAATGAACTTGCGCCCACTCCAAAAAATTTCCCTCTTCAATGTCTTTTAGAAACTCTTCTTGAGACAAAAAGTGGTATTCTCTCCCATTTTTTTCTCCCTCTCTTGGTTTTCTAGTTGTTGAAGAGATTGAAAAATAGACATTAGGAATTTTTTTCATAATGGCAGAACAAAGTGTGCTTTTACCACTTCCGCTTGGACCAGACAAAATCAAAATACT harbors:
- the gmk gene encoding guanylate kinase, with product MSILILSGPSGSGKSTLCSAIMKKIPNVYFSISSTTRKPREGEKNGREYHFLSQEEFLKDIEEGNFLEWAQVHSNYYGTSLKPVEEAIDEGKIVVFDVDVQGHHNIKKYYGKLATSVFVTTPSKSVLAERLKGRRTDNEEVIEMRLMHAYNEMKHIDEFDFLIVNDEIQTATEAILSIVQSLRYAQRLEDTQKLLNEWLG